A window of the Synechococcus sp. M16.1 genome harbors these coding sequences:
- the minD gene encoding septum site-determining protein MinD, with the protein MSTTRTILICSGKGGVGKTTTTANLGIALARQGAKTVVLDADFGLRNLDLLLGLENRIVYTAQEVLAETCRLEQALVKHKQEPNLALLPAGNPRMLEWLKPKDMQAIVALLERQFDYVLIDCPAGIEDGFKNAAAAAREAVVITTPEVAAVRDADRVIGLLNTQGVQPVQLVLNRVRPKMMSNQEMLSVDDVTDILALPLLGLVFEDEQVIVSTNRGEPLTLSDSSSPAAQAYGNIAQRLQGEDIPLMDPSQARRGLRARMRKLMQTRIF; encoded by the coding sequence GTGTCGACGACCCGAACCATCCTCATCTGTTCTGGCAAAGGCGGTGTCGGAAAAACAACGACCACGGCAAACCTTGGGATCGCACTTGCCCGCCAAGGCGCCAAGACCGTGGTTCTTGACGCGGACTTCGGTCTGAGGAACCTCGATCTGCTCCTGGGCCTGGAGAACCGCATCGTCTACACCGCTCAGGAGGTGTTGGCCGAGACCTGCCGGCTGGAGCAAGCCCTGGTGAAGCACAAGCAGGAGCCCAATCTGGCCCTGCTCCCTGCGGGCAACCCTCGGATGCTCGAGTGGCTCAAGCCCAAGGACATGCAGGCCATCGTTGCGCTGCTGGAACGCCAGTTCGATTACGTGTTGATCGACTGCCCGGCAGGCATCGAGGACGGATTCAAAAATGCCGCGGCCGCAGCTCGAGAAGCAGTGGTGATCACCACCCCGGAAGTGGCCGCCGTGCGGGACGCTGATCGGGTGATCGGGCTTCTAAACACCCAGGGCGTGCAGCCTGTGCAGCTCGTGCTCAACAGGGTGCGGCCGAAGATGATGTCGAATCAGGAAATGCTTTCGGTGGACGACGTCACCGACATCCTGGCGTTACCTCTTCTGGGGCTTGTTTTTGAAGACGAACAGGTGATCGTGAGCACCAACCGCGGTGAACCCTTGACCCTGAGTGATTCGTCGTCCCCAGCGGCCCAGGCCTACGGCAACATCGCTCAACGGCTTCAGGGTGAAGACATTCCTCTGATGGACCCCTCCCAGGCCCGCCGCGGCCTCCGCGCCAGGATGCGCAAGCTGATGCAAACCCGGATTTTCTGA
- the minC gene encoding septum site-determining protein MinC encodes MTLRLPDQRLDHWRDRLPDLLSRCSQPIVDLDCGDWVLTCSDLADLCAAVSEAGHQLGRITGQAAETVVSASALGLDASRSNTPSSRELQPNPVTAAPSELLFHHGTLRSGDHLQSERTILLYGDVNPGARISSAADVLVWGRLRGVAHAGCEGSTTAKIVALQLRPLQLRIADVVARGPEDLPQAGLAEQAELKDGVIAIEPAVIQSFQKR; translated from the coding sequence ATGACCTTGAGGCTTCCCGACCAGCGCCTGGATCACTGGAGGGATCGTTTGCCGGATCTGCTGAGCAGGTGTTCCCAGCCGATTGTTGATCTCGATTGCGGGGACTGGGTATTGACCTGCAGCGACCTCGCTGATTTGTGCGCCGCCGTGAGCGAGGCAGGCCATCAACTCGGACGCATCACCGGCCAGGCCGCCGAGACGGTTGTGAGTGCTTCAGCCTTGGGACTGGACGCAAGCCGGTCCAACACGCCGTCCAGCCGTGAACTCCAGCCCAATCCTGTGACGGCAGCCCCTTCCGAGCTGTTGTTTCATCACGGAACCCTGCGCTCCGGCGACCATCTCCAAAGCGAGCGCACCATCCTTCTCTATGGCGATGTGAATCCCGGAGCGCGGATCAGTTCAGCCGCTGATGTTTTGGTGTGGGGTCGCCTGCGGGGCGTGGCCCATGCCGGATGTGAGGGGTCAACAACCGCGAAAATCGTTGCCCTGCAGCTGCGGCCACTGCAACTGAGGATTGCTGACGTTGTCGCCCGAGGCCCCGAGGATCTGCCCCAGGCGGGTTTGGCCGAACAGGCCGAGCTCAAGGATGGCGTGATCGCCATTGAACCCGCCGTCATCCAGAGCTTTCAAAAACGCTGA
- a CDS encoding HD domain-containing protein: protein MSQRTYHDPLHRGIGLDRQAPAEGIVMDLVDTAPFQRLRRIRQLGPAYLTFHSAESSRFTHSLGVFHLARRAFERMLPLAPELETYRGLLYGAALLHDIGHGPLSHTGEEMFGLHHEAWSARVIRHHPEIHDCLESHASGTAEAVANLLEHGRSPHPLIKHLVSSQLDCDRLDYLLRDSYSTGTRYGQLDLDRILGALTLAPDGDMAIHPKGLMAVEHYLVVRNLMYRSVYNHRLNVVCNWLLEKLILTARQLGPDQVWADEVMATWLWQPDQIRLEDFLANDDQRTGYHLQRWQAEAPAALAELSGRFLDRRLLKATAVEHLSPADQLQLLATARRLADRHGHDPELCCGLRHQQLRGYHPYRGGLRLWDGQQLQALEKASPLVASLATPAATSWLIHPRDISNELRQEMDVEWPRAAAA, encoded by the coding sequence ATGAGTCAGCGGACCTATCACGACCCTCTGCATCGCGGCATTGGTCTTGACCGCCAAGCCCCAGCCGAGGGAATCGTGATGGACCTGGTGGACACGGCGCCATTCCAGCGCCTGCGACGCATCCGCCAGCTGGGTCCGGCCTACCTCACCTTTCACAGCGCTGAATCCAGTCGATTCACCCACTCGCTGGGGGTCTTTCATCTGGCACGCCGTGCGTTTGAGCGGATGCTGCCGTTGGCACCCGAGTTGGAGACGTATCGGGGGCTGCTCTACGGAGCTGCTTTGCTCCATGACATTGGCCATGGCCCCCTCAGCCACACCGGCGAAGAGATGTTTGGCCTGCACCATGAAGCGTGGTCAGCGCGGGTGATCCGGCATCACCCAGAGATCCATGACTGTCTGGAGAGCCATGCATCCGGCACGGCTGAGGCGGTGGCGAACCTGCTGGAGCATGGACGCAGCCCTCACCCCCTGATCAAACACCTGGTCAGCAGTCAGCTGGATTGCGACCGACTGGATTACCTCCTGCGCGACAGCTACAGCACCGGAACGCGCTACGGGCAACTGGATCTCGACCGCATCCTGGGAGCACTGACCCTGGCCCCTGACGGGGACATGGCCATTCATCCCAAGGGTCTGATGGCTGTGGAGCACTACCTGGTGGTGAGAAACCTCATGTACAGGAGCGTCTACAACCACCGGTTGAATGTGGTGTGCAACTGGCTGCTGGAAAAACTGATCCTGACGGCACGACAACTGGGTCCTGACCAGGTGTGGGCTGATGAGGTGATGGCCACCTGGCTCTGGCAACCAGACCAGATCCGCTTGGAGGACTTCCTCGCTAACGATGACCAACGCACCGGCTACCACCTCCAGCGTTGGCAAGCCGAAGCGCCAGCAGCCCTGGCTGAACTGAGTGGGCGTTTCCTGGATCGACGCCTGCTCAAAGCAACGGCCGTTGAACATCTTTCCCCGGCGGATCAACTGCAATTGCTCGCAACAGCAAGGCGTCTGGCCGATCGTCATGGCCACGACCCTGAACTCTGCTGCGGATTGCGTCATCAACAGCTGCGCGGGTACCACCCCTATCGAGGCGGCTTGCGCCTCTGGGACGGGCAACAACTCCAAGCCCTGGAGAAAGCCTCTCCCCTTGTCGCAAGTCTGGCGACCCCGGCGGCAACCTCCTGGTTGATTCACCCCCGCGACATCAGCAACGAACTAAGGCAGGAGATGGACGTTGAATGGCCCCGAGCAGCAGCAGCGTGA
- the ctpZ gene encoding carboxyl-terminal processing protease CtpZ, producing MYPTVNDLSDWLRRKGFQVLRQLIAASLCCFLVLGSACTAVALSDTQQLVVDSWRLVNQGFWNPEQLDAVRWKRQRQKAMERSIESSNDAYEAIESMLAQLGDPYTRLLRPEDYTALKNSTNGSLSGVGLQLGPDESSNGVVVISALEGSPAGEAEITSGTQLLSVDGKDVVDLGLEGTVAALRGDVGSQVVLTLDNGSGETNELTLERRSVDLRPVRTRRLRSGSHTLGYLRITQFSEGVPEQVKEAITELQNKEIEGLVLDLRNNSGGLVSAGLAVADDFLSGGAIVETRNREGINDTIQASLQTVYDGPMVTLVNGGTASASEILAGALQDNERATLLGGQTFGKGLIQTLTNLSDGSGLAVTVAGYVTPSGRDIQGEGIAPDRGLSDPEPLNPGGDGDRWLSEAEQWMEALLEQPADETEA from the coding sequence ATGTATCCAACTGTTAACGATCTTTCAGACTGGCTGCGGCGCAAAGGTTTTCAGGTGCTGAGGCAACTGATCGCAGCGTCTCTTTGCTGCTTTTTGGTGCTGGGCAGCGCCTGCACAGCCGTTGCACTTAGCGACACACAACAGCTCGTGGTGGACAGCTGGCGGCTTGTGAACCAGGGCTTTTGGAACCCAGAGCAACTTGATGCGGTGCGTTGGAAGCGTCAACGGCAGAAGGCCATGGAACGCAGTATCGAGAGCAGCAACGATGCCTATGAAGCCATCGAATCGATGCTGGCTCAGCTGGGCGACCCCTACACGCGGCTGCTTCGTCCAGAGGACTACACGGCGCTGAAGAACAGCACCAACGGCAGCCTCAGTGGTGTGGGCTTGCAACTCGGGCCGGATGAAAGCAGCAATGGTGTTGTGGTGATATCTGCCCTCGAGGGTTCACCCGCCGGCGAGGCGGAGATCACCAGTGGCACGCAATTGCTGTCTGTTGACGGCAAGGACGTGGTGGATCTGGGTCTGGAGGGAACCGTGGCAGCGCTGCGCGGAGACGTGGGTTCGCAGGTGGTGCTGACGCTGGACAACGGCAGCGGAGAAACAAACGAGCTGACCCTGGAACGCCGCAGCGTGGACCTCAGACCGGTGCGCACAAGGCGCTTGCGCAGCGGCAGTCACACCCTTGGCTATCTGCGGATCACCCAGTTCAGCGAGGGAGTTCCCGAACAGGTGAAAGAAGCCATCACAGAGCTGCAGAACAAGGAGATCGAAGGATTGGTGCTCGACCTCCGCAACAACTCAGGCGGCTTGGTGAGCGCTGGATTGGCGGTCGCCGACGACTTCCTTTCCGGTGGCGCCATCGTTGAAACCCGCAACCGCGAGGGCATCAATGACACCATCCAGGCCAGTCTCCAGACGGTGTACGACGGACCGATGGTCACCCTCGTGAACGGAGGGACGGCCAGTGCGAGTGAAATCCTGGCTGGCGCCCTCCAGGACAACGAACGCGCCACGCTTCTCGGAGGACAGACGTTCGGCAAAGGGCTGATTCAAACGCTGACAAACCTCAGTGATGGCAGCGGTCTCGCCGTGACCGTTGCTGGCTACGTGACACCGAGTGGACGGGACATTCAAGGGGAAGGCATCGCTCCCGATCGTGGGTTGTCAGATCCGGAACCCCTGAACCCCGGCGGTGACGGTGATCGCTGGCTCTCGGAAGCTGAGCAATGGATGGAGGCCCTGCTGGAACAACCCGCTGACGAGACCGAGGCATGA
- the petB gene encoding cytochrome b6 encodes MANSSPVYDWFQERLEIQDIADDIGSKYVPPHVNIFYCLGGITLVCFLIQFATGFAMTFYYKPTVAEAYKSVEYLMTDVSFGWLIRSVHRWSASMMVLMLILHVFRVYLTGGFKRPRELTWVTGVTMAVITVSFGVTGYSLPWDQVGYWAVKIVSGVPAAIPVVGDFMVELLRGGESVGQATLTRFYSLHTFVMPWLLAVFMLMHFLMIRKQGISGPL; translated from the coding sequence ATGGCGAACTCATCACCGGTTTACGACTGGTTCCAGGAACGTCTGGAAATCCAGGACATTGCTGACGACATTGGTTCCAAGTACGTGCCCCCCCACGTCAACATCTTTTATTGCCTGGGGGGCATCACGTTGGTGTGCTTCCTGATCCAGTTCGCGACTGGGTTCGCGATGACCTTCTATTACAAGCCCACTGTTGCTGAGGCTTACAAGTCGGTCGAATACCTGATGACCGACGTCAGCTTCGGTTGGCTGATCCGCTCTGTGCACCGCTGGAGCGCATCAATGATGGTGTTGATGCTCATCCTGCACGTGTTCCGTGTGTACCTCACCGGCGGCTTCAAGCGTCCCCGTGAGCTCACTTGGGTCACCGGTGTGACCATGGCAGTCATCACCGTGTCCTTCGGTGTGACCGGTTACTCCCTTCCCTGGGACCAGGTTGGTTACTGGGCAGTGAAGATCGTTTCCGGCGTCCCTGCTGCCATCCCTGTTGTTGGCGATTTCATGGTGGAACTGCTTCGCGGTGGCGAAAGCGTTGGCCAGGCCACGCTTACTCGCTTCTACAGCCTTCACACCTTCGTGATGCCCTGGCTGCTGGCGGTGTTCATGCTCATGCACTTCCTGATGATTCGGAAGCAGGGCATTTCTGGTCCCTTGTGA
- the petD gene encoding cytochrome b6-f complex subunit IV, whose translation MHILKKPDLSDPKMRAKLAKGMGHNYYGEPAWPNDLLYIFPVVILGTIACVVGLAVLDPAMLADKADPFATPLEILPEWYLYPVFQILRVVPNKLLGIALQTLVPLGLMLVPFIESFNKFQNPFRRPVAMTVFLTGTLVTIYLGIGAALPIDKSLTLGLF comes from the coding sequence ATGCACATTCTCAAGAAGCCTGATCTCTCTGATCCCAAGATGCGGGCCAAGCTCGCCAAGGGCATGGGTCACAACTATTACGGCGAGCCTGCCTGGCCTAACGATCTCCTCTACATCTTCCCGGTGGTGATCCTCGGCACCATCGCCTGCGTGGTTGGTCTGGCCGTCCTGGATCCAGCCATGCTCGCTGACAAAGCTGATCCTTTCGCCACCCCTCTGGAAATTCTTCCTGAGTGGTACCTCTACCCCGTTTTCCAGATTCTGCGGGTTGTTCCCAACAAGCTTCTGGGTATTGCTCTGCAAACCCTCGTTCCCCTGGGTCTGATGCTTGTTCCTTTCATCGAAAGCTTCAACAAGTTCCAGAACCCTTTCCGTCGTCCCGTGGCGATGACTGTCTTCTTGACCGGAACCCTGGTCACCATCTACCTCGGTATTGGTGCAGCACTTCCGATCGATAAGTCCCTCACCCTCGGACTGTTCTGA
- a CDS encoding glycoside hydrolase 100 family protein, with translation MPTRFTEQSQRFRPNSNEEQVLQKAREHFEATLIGVQGELAGSVAAMEHRRADDALNYGEIFLRDNVPVMIYLMLEGRFAIVKQFLSVSLQLQSTNVQTRGVFPTSFVEEEGELVADYGQRSIGRITSVDASLWWPILCWIYVKRSGDVDFGRSPEVQRGLQLLLDLVLHPSFEGTPVLFVPDCAFMIDRPMDVWGAPLEVEVLLFAALRSCVGLMELCQRHENSVLLGERLRLSRQWTHDLRQFLLKHYWVTSKTMQVLRRRPTEQYGENQHHNEFNVQPQVIPDWLQDWLENRGGYMIGNMRTGRPDFRFYSLGNSLASLFGLLTAPQQRALFRLVLHNRDHLMAQMPMRICHPPMEGVEWENKTGSDPKNWPWSYHNGGHWPSLLWFFGASILLHERLNPQADVLLMGQMKTLLDECYWSHLNQLPRQQWAEYFDGPTGTWVGQQSRTYQTWTIVGFLLMHHFLHVNPDDVLMLNLDESMGH, from the coding sequence ATGCCAACGCGTTTCACCGAACAAAGCCAGCGTTTCCGCCCCAACTCAAACGAAGAGCAAGTGCTGCAAAAAGCACGGGAACACTTCGAAGCCACGCTCATTGGCGTACAAGGGGAACTCGCCGGCAGCGTTGCCGCGATGGAACATCGCCGCGCTGACGACGCCCTCAACTACGGCGAGATCTTCCTGCGGGACAACGTTCCCGTGATGATCTACCTGATGCTGGAAGGCCGCTTCGCCATCGTGAAGCAGTTTTTGAGCGTCAGCCTTCAGCTCCAAAGCACCAACGTTCAAACCCGCGGTGTCTTCCCCACCAGCTTTGTGGAGGAAGAGGGAGAACTGGTTGCTGACTATGGCCAGCGCTCGATCGGTCGCATCACCTCGGTGGATGCAAGCCTCTGGTGGCCAATTCTCTGCTGGATCTACGTCAAACGCAGTGGGGACGTCGACTTCGGTCGCAGTCCGGAAGTGCAACGCGGTTTGCAACTGCTGCTCGATCTGGTTCTTCACCCCAGCTTCGAGGGCACACCGGTGCTGTTCGTTCCCGACTGCGCGTTCATGATTGATCGCCCCATGGACGTGTGGGGCGCTCCACTGGAAGTGGAGGTGCTGCTCTTCGCAGCGCTGCGCAGCTGCGTTGGGCTGATGGAACTCTGCCAACGCCACGAGAACAGCGTTCTTCTGGGGGAACGATTGCGGCTGAGCCGGCAATGGACCCATGACTTGCGGCAGTTCCTGCTGAAGCACTACTGGGTGACCAGCAAAACGATGCAAGTGCTTCGGCGACGCCCCACGGAGCAGTACGGCGAAAACCAGCACCACAACGAATTCAACGTTCAACCCCAGGTCATCCCCGACTGGTTGCAGGACTGGCTCGAGAACCGTGGCGGTTACATGATCGGCAACATGCGGACCGGACGCCCGGATTTCCGCTTCTACTCCTTAGGAAATTCCCTGGCATCGCTGTTCGGGTTGCTGACCGCGCCACAGCAACGGGCCCTGTTCCGACTGGTGCTGCACAACCGTGACCACCTCATGGCCCAGATGCCGATGCGCATCTGTCATCCCCCCATGGAGGGCGTGGAATGGGAGAACAAAACGGGCTCCGACCCCAAGAACTGGCCCTGGAGTTATCACAACGGTGGCCACTGGCCGAGCCTGCTCTGGTTTTTTGGTGCATCCATCCTTCTGCACGAACGGCTGAATCCACAGGCCGACGTGTTGCTGATGGGGCAAATGAAAACGCTGTTGGACGAGTGCTACTGGAGCCATCTCAACCAACTGCCACGTCAGCAGTGGGCTGAATATTTCGATGGCCCCACAGGAACCTGGGTTGGACAGCAATCACGCACCTATCAGACCTGGACCATCGTTGGTTTTCTGTTGATGCACCACTTTCTCCACGTCAACCCAGACGACGTGCTGATGCTCAACCTCGACGAATCGATGGGTCACTGA